From one Perca flavescens isolate YP-PL-M2 chromosome 4, PFLA_1.0, whole genome shotgun sequence genomic stretch:
- the LOC114553516 gene encoding uncharacterized protein LOC114553516, producing MAGHLLLVVLMYSFSEMKAQALLPPKLTVNPAVITQTETVTLNCQTPSHLNLSECYFRMVRGQTGKSFPCLQTLTGTELLKMANQSSPAEVQVTCFYLYVSQSPDSDPSSIIIRTLLPSKLTVNPAAINETDSVTLNCQTPSSVSVSLCYFFTLSGGSVRGLSCLQTLTGTELLNMAHHSLPAEVQVTCFYTVKVGEKSYPSPHSDTSSITIHTPNPPMIEHLNKQNTRIQSWQRIDQGD from the exons ATGGCTGGACACCTGCTGTTAGTCGTCCTCATGT ATTCCTTTTCTGAGATGAAAGCACAAG CTCTTCTTCCACCTAAGCTGACAGTGAATCCAGCAGTgatcacacagacagaaacagtcACACTGAACTGTCAGACTCCATCACATCTTAATTTGTCTGAGTGTTATTTTCGAATGGTAAGAGGACAAACTGGCAAAAGCTTCCCTTGCCTGCAGACCCTGACGGGAACTGAGCTGCTGAAGATGGCCAATCAGAGTTCACCTGCTGAGGTTCAAGTGACATGTTTTTACCTTTACGTGTCTCAATCTCCCGACAGTGATCCATCCTCCATCATCATTCGAA CTCTTCTTCCATCTAAACTGACAGTGAATCCAGCAGCGATCAACGAGACCGACTCAGTCACCCTGAACTGTCAGACTCCTTcatctgtttctgtgtctctgtgttattTCTTCACTCTAAGTGGAGGGAGTGTCAGAGGACTCTCATGTCTGCAGACCCTGACAGGAACTGAGCTGCTGAACATGGCCCATCACAGTTTACCCGCTGAGGTTCAAGTGACATGTTTCTACACTGTAAAGGTTGGAGAGAAAAGTTATCCATCACCACACAGTGACACGTCGTCCATCACCATACACA CCCCGAATCCCCCGATGATCGAACATTTAAACAAGCAGAACACAAGGATACAATCGTGGCAGAGGATCGATCAAGGTGATTGA